One Vespa crabro chromosome 9, iyVesCrab1.2, whole genome shotgun sequence genomic region harbors:
- the LOC124426995 gene encoding alpha-actinin, sarcomeric isoform X2 produces the protein MNDMEAYGDGYMEPEEEWEREGLLDPAWEKQQKKTFTAWCNSHLRKAGTAIESIEDDFRNGLKLMLLLEVISGETLPRPDRGKMRFHKIANVNKALDYIASKGVKLVSIGAEEIVDGNLKMTLGMIWTIILRFAIQDISVEEMTAKEGLLLWCQRKTAPYKNVNVQNFHLSFKDGLAFCALIHRHRPDLIDYNKLSKDNPLENLNTAFDVAEKYLDIPRMLDPDDMRNTAMPDERAVMTYVSSYYHCFSGAQKAETAANRICKVLKVNQENERLMEEYERLASDLLEWIRRTMPWLASRQTDNSLAGCQKKLEEYRTYRRKHKPPRVEQKAKLETNFNTLQTKLRLSNRPAYMPTEGKMVSDINKAWKGLELAEKSFEEWLLSEMMRLERLEHLAQKFKHKADAHEDWTAGKEEMLTSQHFRQCKLNELKALKKKHEAFESDLAAHQDRVEQIAAIAQELNTLEYHDSASVNARCQRICDQWDRLGTLTQRRRQALDEAERILEKIDVLHLEFAKRAAPFNNWLDGTREDLVDMFIVHTMEEIQGLMDAHAAFKATLGEADKEYNAIVGLVREVESIVKQFQIPGGLENPYTTLTALDLTKKWSDVRQLVPQRDGTLQAELRKQQNNELLRRQFAEKANAVGPWIERQLDAVTAIGLGLQGTLEDQLHRLKEYEQAVYQYKAHLEELEKIHQAVQEGMIFENRYTQYTMETLRVGWEQLLTSINRNINEVENQILTRDSKGITQEQLNEFRSSFNHFDKNRTGRLAPDEFKSCLVSLGYSIGKDRQGDIDFQRILAIVDPNNSGYVHFDAFLDFMTRESTDTDTAEQVIDSFRILAGDKPYILPDELRRELPPDQAEYCIQRMPPYKGPNAIPGALDYRSFSTALYGESDL, from the exons ACATTCACAGCATGGTGTAATTCACATCTTCGTAAAGCAGGCACTGCCatcgaatcgatcgaagaCGACTTTCGAAATGGGTTAAAACTGATGTTGCTGTTAGAAGTTATTTCAGGAGAAACCCTTCCACGACCTGATAGAGGCAAAATGAGATTTCATAAGATTGCTAATGTGAATAAAGCCCTTGACTATATTGCAAGTAAAGGGGTAAAATTAGTCTCTATTGGAGCAGAAG AGATTGTTGATggtaatttaaaaatgacaTTGGGTATGATATGGACTATAATTCTGAGATTTGCTATCCAAGATATTTCCGTTGAGGAAATGACAGCAAAAGAGGGGCTGCTGCTTTGGTGTCAACGTAAAACTGCACCATACAAGAATGTTAATGTTCAAAATTTCCACTTATCCTTCAAAGATGGTCTTGCATTCTGTGCTCTCATCCATCGTCATCGTCCTGATCTGATCGATTACAATAAACTTAGCAAGGACAATCCTTTGGAAAACTTAAATACTGCCTTTGATGTTGCTGAGAAATATTTGGACATTCCTCGCATGTTAGATCCTGATG ATATGCGAAATACAGCAATGCCTGATGAGAGGGCTGTGATGACCTacgtttcttcttattacCACTGTTTTAGCGGTGCTCAAAAG GCTGAAACAGCAGCTAATAGGATTTGTAAGGTTTTGAAAGTAAatcaagaaaatgaaagactgATGGAAGAATATGAGCGTTTGGCATCCGATTTATTGGAATGGATTCGTCGCACAATGCCGTGGCTTGCTAGTCGTCAAACAGACAATTCTCTCGCTGGTTgtcaaaagaaattagaagaaTATAGAACATATCGTCGTAAGCACAAACCTCCGCGTGTTGAGCAAAAAGCTAAACTTGAAACCAACTTTAATACTCTGCAAACTAAGCTGAGACTGAGTAATCGTCCTGCATATATGCCCACCGAAGGAAAAATGGTATCAGATATTAATAAAGCCTGGAAAG gCCTAGAATTAGCAGAGAAATCCTTTGAAGAATGGTTACTGTCTGAAATGATGCGTCTAGAAAGATTGGAGCACTTAGCTCAAAAGTTCAAGCACAAAGCCGATGCACATGAAGATTGGACAGCAGGTAAAGAAGAAATGCTTACTTCACAGCATTTCCGACAATGCAAGTTAAACGAGTTGAAGGCTTTAAAAAAGAAGCATGAGGCCTTTGAATCGGATCTTGCGGCACATCAAGATCGTGTAGAACAAATTGCTGCAATTGCTCAAGAATTGAa TACATTGGAATATCATGATAGTGCATCTGTAAATGCTAGATGTCAACGAATTTGTGATCAGTGGGATCGTTTGGGTACACTTACTCAACGTAGACGTCAAGCACTTGATGAAGCAGAACGTATATTAGAGAAAATTGATGTGTTGCATCTGGAATTCGCAAAACGAGCTgca CCGTTCAACAATTGGTTGGATGGAACTAGAGAAGATCTTGTGGACATGTTTATTGTACATACAATGGAAGAAATTCAAGGTTTGATGGATGCACATGCTGCATTTAAAGCAACTCTAGGTGAAGCTGATAAGGAATACAATGCAATTGTGGGATTAGTACGTGAAGTTGAATCAATAGTTAAGCAGTTCCAGATTCCAGGTGGTCTTGAAAATCCGTATACAACTCTTACCGCTTTG GATCTAACTAAAAAATGGAGTGATGTCAGGCAACTGGTACCACAACGTGATGGTACATTACAAGCTGAACTTCGCAAGCAGCAAA ataatgaattaCTTCGACGACAATTCGCTGAAAAAGCAAATGCCGTTGGACCATGGATAGAACGACAATTGGATGCTGTTACTGCTATTGGCTTGGGACttcaa gGTACGCTAGAAGATCAATTGCATCGTTTGAAAGAGTACGAACAAGCTGTTTATCAATATAAGGCACATCTTGAGGAATTAGAGAAAATTCATCAAGCGGTCCAAGAAGGCATGATCTTTGAAAATCGTTACACACAATATACGATGGAAACATTAAGAGTTGGTTGGGAACAACTTCTAACATctattaatcgtaatattaatgaagTTGAGAATCAGATTCTTACAAGAGACTCCAag GGCATTACTCAAGAACAACTTAATGAATTCCGTAGCAGTTTCAATCACTTTGACAAAAATAGAACAGGTAGATTGGCTCCAGATGAATTCAAATCGTGCCTCGTTTCTTTGGGCTATTCTATTGGAAAAGATAGGCAGGGTGATATTGACTTCCAACGAATATTGGCGATCGTTGATCCTAATAATTCAGGTTACGTGCACTTTGATGCATTCTTAGACTTTATGACGCGTGAATCTACAGACACTGATACTGCTGAACAAGTGATCGATAGTTTCCGCATTCTTGCCGGTGACAAg CCATATATTCTACCTGATGAATTGAGGAGAGAATTACCTCCCGATCAAGCTGAATATTGCATTCAACGAATGCCACCATACAAAGGTCCGAATGCAATTCCTGGAGCTTTAGATTACCGCTCATTTTCTACTGCATTGTACGGTGAATCAGATctctaa
- the LOC124426995 gene encoding alpha-actinin, sarcomeric isoform X1, giving the protein MNDMEAYGDGYMEPEEEWEREGLLDPAWEKQQKKTFTAWCNSHLRKAGTAIESIEDDFRNGLKLMLLLEVISGETLPRPDRGKMRFHKIANVNKALDYIASKGVKLVSIGAEEIVDGNLKMTLGMIWTIILRFAIQDISVEEMTAKEGLLLWCQRKTAPYKNVNVQNFHLSFKDGLAFCALIHRHRPDLIDYNKLSKDNPLENLNTAFDVAEKYLDIPRMLDPDDLINTPKPDERAIMTYVSCYYHAFQGAQQAETAANRICKVLKVNQENERLMEEYERLASDLLEWIRRTMPWLASRQTDNSLAGCQKKLEEYRTYRRKHKPPRVEQKAKLETNFNTLQTKLRLSNRPAYMPTEGKMVSDINKAWKGLELAEKSFEEWLLSEMMRLERLEHLAQKFKHKADAHEDWTAGKEEMLTSQHFRQCKLNELKALKKKHEAFESDLAAHQDRVEQIAAIAQELNTLEYHDSASVNARCQRICDQWDRLGTLTQRRRQALDEAERILEKIDVLHLEFAKRAAPFNNWLDGTREDLVDMFIVHTMEEIQGLMDAHAAFKATLGEADKEYNAIVGLVREVESIVKQFQIPGGLENPYTTLTALDLTKKWSDVRQLVPQRDGTLQAELRKQQNNELLRRQFAEKANAVGPWIERQLDAVTAIGLGLQGTLEDQLHRLKEYEQAVYQYKAHLEELEKIHQAVQEGMIFENRYTQYTMETLRVGWEQLLTSINRNINEVENQILTRDSKGITQEQLNEFRSSFNHFDKNRTGRLAPDEFKSCLVSLGYSIGKDRQGDIDFQRILAIVDPNNSGYVHFDAFLDFMTRESTDTDTAEQVIDSFRILAGDKPYILPDELRRELPPDQAEYCIQRMPPYKGPNAIPGALDYRSFSTALYGESDL; this is encoded by the exons ACATTCACAGCATGGTGTAATTCACATCTTCGTAAAGCAGGCACTGCCatcgaatcgatcgaagaCGACTTTCGAAATGGGTTAAAACTGATGTTGCTGTTAGAAGTTATTTCAGGAGAAACCCTTCCACGACCTGATAGAGGCAAAATGAGATTTCATAAGATTGCTAATGTGAATAAAGCCCTTGACTATATTGCAAGTAAAGGGGTAAAATTAGTCTCTATTGGAGCAGAAG AGATTGTTGATggtaatttaaaaatgacaTTGGGTATGATATGGACTATAATTCTGAGATTTGCTATCCAAGATATTTCCGTTGAGGAAATGACAGCAAAAGAGGGGCTGCTGCTTTGGTGTCAACGTAAAACTGCACCATACAAGAATGTTAATGTTCAAAATTTCCACTTATCCTTCAAAGATGGTCTTGCATTCTGTGCTCTCATCCATCGTCATCGTCCTGATCTGATCGATTACAATAAACTTAGCAAGGACAATCCTTTGGAAAACTTAAATACTGCCTTTGATGTTGCTGAGAAATATTTGGACATTCCTCGCATGTTAGATCCTGATG ATTTGATCAACACTCCCAAGCCTGATGAGCGAGCAATCATGACGTACGTCTCCTGCTACTACCATGCCTTCCAAGGTGCTCAGCAG GCTGAAACAGCAGCTAATAGGATTTGTAAGGTTTTGAAAGTAAatcaagaaaatgaaagactgATGGAAGAATATGAGCGTTTGGCATCCGATTTATTGGAATGGATTCGTCGCACAATGCCGTGGCTTGCTAGTCGTCAAACAGACAATTCTCTCGCTGGTTgtcaaaagaaattagaagaaTATAGAACATATCGTCGTAAGCACAAACCTCCGCGTGTTGAGCAAAAAGCTAAACTTGAAACCAACTTTAATACTCTGCAAACTAAGCTGAGACTGAGTAATCGTCCTGCATATATGCCCACCGAAGGAAAAATGGTATCAGATATTAATAAAGCCTGGAAAG gCCTAGAATTAGCAGAGAAATCCTTTGAAGAATGGTTACTGTCTGAAATGATGCGTCTAGAAAGATTGGAGCACTTAGCTCAAAAGTTCAAGCACAAAGCCGATGCACATGAAGATTGGACAGCAGGTAAAGAAGAAATGCTTACTTCACAGCATTTCCGACAATGCAAGTTAAACGAGTTGAAGGCTTTAAAAAAGAAGCATGAGGCCTTTGAATCGGATCTTGCGGCACATCAAGATCGTGTAGAACAAATTGCTGCAATTGCTCAAGAATTGAa TACATTGGAATATCATGATAGTGCATCTGTAAATGCTAGATGTCAACGAATTTGTGATCAGTGGGATCGTTTGGGTACACTTACTCAACGTAGACGTCAAGCACTTGATGAAGCAGAACGTATATTAGAGAAAATTGATGTGTTGCATCTGGAATTCGCAAAACGAGCTgca CCGTTCAACAATTGGTTGGATGGAACTAGAGAAGATCTTGTGGACATGTTTATTGTACATACAATGGAAGAAATTCAAGGTTTGATGGATGCACATGCTGCATTTAAAGCAACTCTAGGTGAAGCTGATAAGGAATACAATGCAATTGTGGGATTAGTACGTGAAGTTGAATCAATAGTTAAGCAGTTCCAGATTCCAGGTGGTCTTGAAAATCCGTATACAACTCTTACCGCTTTG GATCTAACTAAAAAATGGAGTGATGTCAGGCAACTGGTACCACAACGTGATGGTACATTACAAGCTGAACTTCGCAAGCAGCAAA ataatgaattaCTTCGACGACAATTCGCTGAAAAAGCAAATGCCGTTGGACCATGGATAGAACGACAATTGGATGCTGTTACTGCTATTGGCTTGGGACttcaa gGTACGCTAGAAGATCAATTGCATCGTTTGAAAGAGTACGAACAAGCTGTTTATCAATATAAGGCACATCTTGAGGAATTAGAGAAAATTCATCAAGCGGTCCAAGAAGGCATGATCTTTGAAAATCGTTACACACAATATACGATGGAAACATTAAGAGTTGGTTGGGAACAACTTCTAACATctattaatcgtaatattaatgaagTTGAGAATCAGATTCTTACAAGAGACTCCAag GGCATTACTCAAGAACAACTTAATGAATTCCGTAGCAGTTTCAATCACTTTGACAAAAATAGAACAGGTAGATTGGCTCCAGATGAATTCAAATCGTGCCTCGTTTCTTTGGGCTATTCTATTGGAAAAGATAGGCAGGGTGATATTGACTTCCAACGAATATTGGCGATCGTTGATCCTAATAATTCAGGTTACGTGCACTTTGATGCATTCTTAGACTTTATGACGCGTGAATCTACAGACACTGATACTGCTGAACAAGTGATCGATAGTTTCCGCATTCTTGCCGGTGACAAg CCATATATTCTACCTGATGAATTGAGGAGAGAATTACCTCCCGATCAAGCTGAATATTGCATTCAACGAATGCCACCATACAAAGGTCCGAATGCAATTCCTGGAGCTTTAGATTACCGCTCATTTTCTACTGCATTGTACGGTGAATCAGATctctaa
- the LOC124426995 gene encoding alpha-actinin, sarcomeric isoform X3 — protein MNDMEAYGDGYMEPEEEWEREGLLDPAWEKQQKKTFTAWCNSHLRKAGTAIESIEDDFRNGLKLMLLLEVISGETLPRPDRGKMRFHKIANVNKALDYIASKGVKLVSIGAEEIVDGNLKMTLGMIWTIILRFAIQDISVEEMTAKEGLLLWCQRKTAPYKNVNVQNFHLSFKDGLAFCALIHRHRPDLIDYNKLSKDNPLENLNTAFDVAEKYLDIPRMLDPDDLINTPKPDERAIMTYVSCYYHAFQGAQQVNMRNTAMPDERAVMTYVSSYYHCFSGAQKAETAANRICKVLKVNQENERLMEEYERLASDLLEWIRRTMPWLASRQTDNSLAGCQKKLEEYRTYRRKHKPPRVEQKAKLETNFNTLQTKLRLSNRPAYMPTEGKMVSDINKAWKGLELAEKSFEEWLLSEMMRLERLEHLAQKFKHKADAHEDWTAGKEEMLTSQHFRQCKLNELKALKKKHEAFESDLAAHQDRVEQIAAIAQELNTLEYHDSASVNARCQRICDQWDRLGTLTQRRRQALDEAERILEKIDVLHLEFAKRAAPFNNWLDGTREDLVDMFIVHTMEEIQGLMDAHAAFKATLGEADKEYNAIVGLVREVESIVKQFQIPGGLENPYTTLTALDLTKKWSDVRQLVPQRDGTLQAELRKQQNNELLRRQFAEKANAVGPWIERQLDAVTAIGLGLQGTLEDQLHRLKEYEQAVYQYKAHLEELEKIHQAVQEGMIFENRYTQYTMETLRVGWEQLLTSINRNINEVENQILTRDSKGITQEQLNEFRSSFNHFDKNRTGRLAPDEFKSCLVSLGYSIGKDRQGDIDFQRILAIVDPNNSGYVHFDAFLDFMTRESTDTDTAEQVIDSFRILAGDKPYILPDELRRELPPDQAEYCIQRMPPYKGPNAIPGALDYRSFSTALYGESDL, from the exons ACATTCACAGCATGGTGTAATTCACATCTTCGTAAAGCAGGCACTGCCatcgaatcgatcgaagaCGACTTTCGAAATGGGTTAAAACTGATGTTGCTGTTAGAAGTTATTTCAGGAGAAACCCTTCCACGACCTGATAGAGGCAAAATGAGATTTCATAAGATTGCTAATGTGAATAAAGCCCTTGACTATATTGCAAGTAAAGGGGTAAAATTAGTCTCTATTGGAGCAGAAG AGATTGTTGATggtaatttaaaaatgacaTTGGGTATGATATGGACTATAATTCTGAGATTTGCTATCCAAGATATTTCCGTTGAGGAAATGACAGCAAAAGAGGGGCTGCTGCTTTGGTGTCAACGTAAAACTGCACCATACAAGAATGTTAATGTTCAAAATTTCCACTTATCCTTCAAAGATGGTCTTGCATTCTGTGCTCTCATCCATCGTCATCGTCCTGATCTGATCGATTACAATAAACTTAGCAAGGACAATCCTTTGGAAAACTTAAATACTGCCTTTGATGTTGCTGAGAAATATTTGGACATTCCTCGCATGTTAGATCCTGATG ATTTGATCAACACTCCCAAGCCTGATGAGCGAGCAATCATGACGTACGTCTCCTGCTACTACCATGCCTTCCAAGGTGCTCAGCAGGTCA ATATGCGAAATACAGCAATGCCTGATGAGAGGGCTGTGATGACCTacgtttcttcttattacCACTGTTTTAGCGGTGCTCAAAAG GCTGAAACAGCAGCTAATAGGATTTGTAAGGTTTTGAAAGTAAatcaagaaaatgaaagactgATGGAAGAATATGAGCGTTTGGCATCCGATTTATTGGAATGGATTCGTCGCACAATGCCGTGGCTTGCTAGTCGTCAAACAGACAATTCTCTCGCTGGTTgtcaaaagaaattagaagaaTATAGAACATATCGTCGTAAGCACAAACCTCCGCGTGTTGAGCAAAAAGCTAAACTTGAAACCAACTTTAATACTCTGCAAACTAAGCTGAGACTGAGTAATCGTCCTGCATATATGCCCACCGAAGGAAAAATGGTATCAGATATTAATAAAGCCTGGAAAG gCCTAGAATTAGCAGAGAAATCCTTTGAAGAATGGTTACTGTCTGAAATGATGCGTCTAGAAAGATTGGAGCACTTAGCTCAAAAGTTCAAGCACAAAGCCGATGCACATGAAGATTGGACAGCAGGTAAAGAAGAAATGCTTACTTCACAGCATTTCCGACAATGCAAGTTAAACGAGTTGAAGGCTTTAAAAAAGAAGCATGAGGCCTTTGAATCGGATCTTGCGGCACATCAAGATCGTGTAGAACAAATTGCTGCAATTGCTCAAGAATTGAa TACATTGGAATATCATGATAGTGCATCTGTAAATGCTAGATGTCAACGAATTTGTGATCAGTGGGATCGTTTGGGTACACTTACTCAACGTAGACGTCAAGCACTTGATGAAGCAGAACGTATATTAGAGAAAATTGATGTGTTGCATCTGGAATTCGCAAAACGAGCTgca CCGTTCAACAATTGGTTGGATGGAACTAGAGAAGATCTTGTGGACATGTTTATTGTACATACAATGGAAGAAATTCAAGGTTTGATGGATGCACATGCTGCATTTAAAGCAACTCTAGGTGAAGCTGATAAGGAATACAATGCAATTGTGGGATTAGTACGTGAAGTTGAATCAATAGTTAAGCAGTTCCAGATTCCAGGTGGTCTTGAAAATCCGTATACAACTCTTACCGCTTTG GATCTAACTAAAAAATGGAGTGATGTCAGGCAACTGGTACCACAACGTGATGGTACATTACAAGCTGAACTTCGCAAGCAGCAAA ataatgaattaCTTCGACGACAATTCGCTGAAAAAGCAAATGCCGTTGGACCATGGATAGAACGACAATTGGATGCTGTTACTGCTATTGGCTTGGGACttcaa gGTACGCTAGAAGATCAATTGCATCGTTTGAAAGAGTACGAACAAGCTGTTTATCAATATAAGGCACATCTTGAGGAATTAGAGAAAATTCATCAAGCGGTCCAAGAAGGCATGATCTTTGAAAATCGTTACACACAATATACGATGGAAACATTAAGAGTTGGTTGGGAACAACTTCTAACATctattaatcgtaatattaatgaagTTGAGAATCAGATTCTTACAAGAGACTCCAag GGCATTACTCAAGAACAACTTAATGAATTCCGTAGCAGTTTCAATCACTTTGACAAAAATAGAACAGGTAGATTGGCTCCAGATGAATTCAAATCGTGCCTCGTTTCTTTGGGCTATTCTATTGGAAAAGATAGGCAGGGTGATATTGACTTCCAACGAATATTGGCGATCGTTGATCCTAATAATTCAGGTTACGTGCACTTTGATGCATTCTTAGACTTTATGACGCGTGAATCTACAGACACTGATACTGCTGAACAAGTGATCGATAGTTTCCGCATTCTTGCCGGTGACAAg CCATATATTCTACCTGATGAATTGAGGAGAGAATTACCTCCCGATCAAGCTGAATATTGCATTCAACGAATGCCACCATACAAAGGTCCGAATGCAATTCCTGGAGCTTTAGATTACCGCTCATTTTCTACTGCATTGTACGGTGAATCAGATctctaa
- the LOC124426755 gene encoding uncharacterized protein LOC124426755 produces KLPVEQGTISKSTGSSSSRTPGTILANRIRKPNTSSQSSFLSTSKHPGTVLLGDNRKSRPSDETTLSPTTTIVDAFDDPTVKPELLSIKDEDERAEISDQNGRAQELAVTLAEPPTSQSSSSTGRLPLKDTLRRRISTTVAPRTDSPRTSPTSLRFSTIPKTRQKVTTKTTTSRTTTRTRKDGTSRNSTSRPRRPPIIDYDYYEDEDTPIVEKAMYNGKLFLTSNGTIRCLDQGNFPHPSSCKKFITCAKMVNGLIIGAEYTCPDKLSFDPVGGICNWSAGLGCKE; encoded by the exons aaattgccCGTTGAACAGGGAACTATTTCGAAGAGCACGGGATCATCTTCTAGCCGGACGCCAGGAACTATTCTGGCAAACAGAATAAGAAAACCAAACACGTCCTCGCAGTCAAGTTTCTTATCAACGAGCAAACATCCGGGCACGGTACTACTAGGGGACAATCGAAAGAGTCGACCTAGTGATGAGACCACCTTGTCACCGACGACAACGATAGTCG ACGCGTTCGATGATCCAACCGTGAAGCCGGAACTGTTGTCCATTAAGGACGAAGATGAAAGGGCAGAGATAAGCGATCAAAATGGCAGAGCTCAAGAGCTCGCCGTCACTCTGGCAGAACCGCCTACGTCACAGTCTTCATCCAGCACCG GTCGACTGCCGTTAAAGGATACCTTAAGACGCAGGATAAGCACGACGGTAGCGCCGCGAACAGATTCGCCGAGAACTAGTCCGACGTCCTTGAGATTCAGCACAATCCCGAAGACACGACAAAAAgtgacgacgaagacgacaacGTCAAGGACGACGACAAGGACAAGGAAGGATGGAACATCACGAAATTCAACGAGTAGGCCAAGGAGGCCACCTATAATAGATTATGATTACTACGAGGACGAGGATACACCGATCGTTGAAAAAGCAATGTACAATGGGAAACTATTTCTGACGAGTAATGGTACCATACGATGTCTCGATCAAGGCAACTTTCCGCATCCTTCTTCTTGCAAGAAATTCATTACCTGCGCAAAAATGGTGAATGGTTTGATAATCGGAGCGGAATACACGTGTCCTGACAAATTATCCTTCGATCCGGTCGGTGGTATTTGTAATTGGTCCGCCGGACTCGGttgtaaagaataa